In Carya illinoinensis cultivar Pawnee chromosome 9, C.illinoinensisPawnee_v1, whole genome shotgun sequence, the following are encoded in one genomic region:
- the LOC122277288 gene encoding cytochrome b561 and DOMON domain-containing protein At5g35735-like has translation MLQIVSGESMNSHCIMILSMVFPLQYSITAQASSWNGGLPLIQTERGIDSIVADVMLQMHATSLQSSNSTGVTINLRSGKAARHFRHHHHLKNVQGVLIIIGWGTMLPIGVMIARYFKNFPIAWSEWYSVHIIFQGIGYTLGTIGWGIGICLENTLRLHISKAQRVLSIIVFICTTIQMLAIFWQPKKEAEHRRCWEVYHHFLGYAVIVLIITNIFLGINDEDQAEKWRWVYGVILGVLALIALALETYRWIKSNQLRQANSNMFTFP, from the exons ATGTTACAAATTGTTAGCGG AGAGAGCATGAATTCCCATTGCATTATGATTCTCAGTATGGTGTTCCCCCTCCAGTATTCCATCACTGCCCAAGCCTCTTCATGGAATGGGGGGCTCCCTCTCATACAAACAGAAAGAGGAATTGACTCCATTGTTGCAGATGTAATGCTTCAGATGCATGCCACTTCTCTACAAAGTTCTAATAGTACTGGGGTGACTATAAACCTGAGATCTGGGAAGGCGGCTCGTCACTTCAGGCATCATCACCACCTCAAAAAT GTTCAGGGCGTTTTAATCATTATAGGATGGGGAACAATGCTCCCCATTGGGGTAATGATTGCAAGGTACTTTAAGAACTTTCCCATCGCATGGAGCGAATGGTACTCGGTTCACATAATATTTCAGGGAATTGGATATACGCTGGGCACAATCGGATGGGGGATTGGGATATGCCTTGAAAACACTTTGAGGCTACACATCTCTAAAGCACAAAGAGTTCTGAGTATCATTGTATTTATCTGCACAACTATACAA ATGCTTGCCATTTTCTGGCAACCAAAGAAAGAAGCTGAACATCGCAGGTGCTGGGAGGTATACCACCATTTTCTTGGGTATGCAGTGATTGTACTAATTATAACAAACATATTTCTGGGGATCAATGATGAAGATCAagctgaaaaatggagatgggtTTACGGGGTAATACTCGGAGTTCTAGCTTTAATAGCTCTAGCTTTGGAAACTTATAGATGGATTAAGTCCAATCAACTTCGGCAGGCGAACAGCAACATGTTCACCTTCCCCTGA